A single genomic interval of Hemibagrus wyckioides isolate EC202008001 linkage group LG13, SWU_Hwy_1.0, whole genome shotgun sequence harbors:
- the LOC131364083 gene encoding somatostatin receptor type 5, which produces MLEFPCSMATSEVSQMLVGNTTAVDLNSKTIHSFPQSINGFNVTMAILHLAVCITGLGGNSLVIIAILKLDKMASATTVYIFNLALADGLFMVGLPFVAFQNFQNQWIFGDLACKLVMVLDGINQFTSVFCLTVMSVDRYMALVDPLRFARWRTPKRAKIISAFLWLFSLIPVLPMALHFTVQYGLCMADTFVGKWWMTFLTYTFVLGFVLPFLVMIIFYTTLVVTLRNFRQYDRGCSSLEESQRLEKQVTKMVVAVVVVFGICWLPFYVFNFCSLYGTNVTLTFARGFEIAVLLSYSWSCANPILYACLSETFSRYFRTLLCPCLNHSRVHCNRDTEAYDLHYTTGQDVSVLT; this is translated from the coding sequence ATGCTGGAATTTCCATGCAGCATGGCAACATCAGAGGTTTCACAAATGTTAGTGGGCAACACCACAGCTGTGGACTTAAACAGCAAGACGATTCACAGTTTCCCACAGAGCATCAATGGCTTCAATGTGACTATGGCTATCCTCCACCTAGCTGTATGTATCACAGGATTAGGAGGAAACTCTTTAGTCATCATTGCCATCCTCAAGCTGGATAAGATGGCATCTGCTACAACTGTGTACATCTTCAACCTGGCTTTGGCAGATGGACTGTTTATGGTTGGACTCCCGTTTGTGGCTTTCCAGAACTTCCAGAACCAATGGATCTTTGGTGATTTGGCCTGCAAGCTGGTCATGGTGCTGGATGGAATCAACCAGTTCACCAGTGTGTTCTGCCTCACAGTTATGAGTGTGGACCGCTACATGGCACTAGTGGACCCTCTTCGCTTTGCACGCTGGAGAACTCCAAAGCGGGCCAAAATAATCTCTGCCTTTCTTTGGCTTTTTTCCTTGATTCCTGTCCTGCCTATGGCTCTCCACTTCACAGTGCAGTATGGTTTATGTATGGCTGACACGTTTGTGGGCAAATGGTGGATGACTTTTCTCACATACACTTTTGTACTGGGCTTTGTTCTCCCCTTCCTGGTGATGATAATCTTCTATACAACTCTGGTGGTGACTCTGAGGAACTTCAGGCAATATGACAGGGGTTGTTCCTCCTTAGAGGAGAGCCAGAGATTAGAGAAGCAGGTTACCAAGATGGTGGTAGCTGTGGTTGTGGTTTTCGGGATATGCTGGCTACCTTTTTATGTCTTCAACTTCTGCTCATTGTATGGTACAAATGTGACACTCACCTTTGCACGTGGTTTTGAGATTGCAGTGCTCTTGTCCTATTCATGGAGCTGTGCTAACCCCATCCTGTATGCTTGCCTATCAGAGACCTTCAGCAGGTACTTCCGCACTTTACTCTGCCCCTGCCTAAACCATTCCAGGGTGCActgcaacagagatacagaggcCTATGACCTGCATTACACAACTGGGCAGGATGTAAGTGTGCTAACTTAA
- the sstr2a gene encoding somatostatin receptor type 2: MVKMDSWTKNESDPDDFSNITDHAFDQTSSVVITFVYFVVCAVGLCGNALVMYVILRYAKMKTVTNIYILNLAVADVLCMLSLPFIAIQLALLHWPFGAAICRIVLTMDSLNQFTSIFFLTVMSIDRYLAVVHPIKSTKWRKPRVAKSISLAMWGVSLLVNLPIMIFSGLNTNKNEARTCTMLWPEPQNTYYTAFIFYTFFLGFFLPLIVICLCYLLIVIKVKSSGVRVCSSKRKRSERKVTRMVSIVVVVFVLCWLPFYMFNVASVTGTLIPTPVLKSTFDFVVVLGYANSCANPILYAFLSDNFKKSFQNVLCLKRVGGLDEIERSDSRQDRTRMVNDIITETQNAALLNGDLQTSI, translated from the coding sequence ATGGTAAAAATGGATTCATGGACAAAAAATGAGTCTGACCCAGATGATTTTTCCAACATCACTGACCATGCCTTTGACCAGACAAGTTCTGTGGTTATTACCTTTGTGTACTTTGTGGTGTGTGCTGTTGGACTCTGTGGCAACGCACTGGTCATGTATGTGATCCTTCGGTATGCTAAGATGAAGACTGTCACCAACATCTATATTCTTAACCTGGCTGTTGCAGATGTCCTGTGTATGCTTAGCTTGCCCTTTATTGCAATTCAGCTAGCATTGCTTCACTGGCCTTTTGGTGCTGCCATTTGTCGTATTGTCCTTACCATGGATTCACTGAATCAGTTCACCAGCATTTTCTTCCTGACCGTGATGAGCATTGACCGGTATCTTGCGGTGGTACATCCAATAAAGTCAACTAAATGGCGCAAGCCACGAGTGGCCAAAAGTATTAGCCTTGCCATGTGGGGGGTGTCACTTCTTGTTAATTTGCCCATTATGATCTTTAGTGGCTTGAACACTAATAAGAATGAGGCACGGACATGTACTATGCTGTGGCCAGAACCTCAAAATACCTACTACACTGCCTTCATCTTCTATACGTTTTTTCTGGGCTTCTTTCTGCCACTTATCGTTATTTGCCTGTGCTACCTGCTCATCGTGATCAAGGTAAAGTCATCAGGTGTGAGAGTTTGCTCCAGCAAGCGAAAGCGCTCTGAGCGCAAAGTAACACGGATGGTATCCATTGtggttgttgtgtttgtgctcTGCTGGTTGCCGTTCTACATGTTTAATGTGGCATCTGTGACAGGCACACTCATCCCTACACCAGTGCTGAAGAGCACCTTTGATTTTGTAGTGGTACTGGGATACGCCAACAGCTGCGCCAACCCAATTCTCTATGCATTCTTGTCAGATAACTTCAAGAAGAGCTTTCAGAATGTTCTTTGCCTCAAGAGGGTAGGAGGACTGGATGAAATTGAGCGTAGTGACAGCCGGCAGGACAGGACACGAATGGTCAATGACATcatcacagagacacagaatgCTGCCCTACTTAATGGTGATCTTCAGACAAGCATCTAG